In one Mycobacterium sp. NBC_00419 genomic region, the following are encoded:
- a CDS encoding LLM class flavin-dependent oxidoreductase has protein sequence MTLPVMEPDLDADILKRWAKAVDEGPFSSLCWGERIAFSNPDSLTLLGALSAWTDRVPLVTTVVVPQLHDPVMLAKQLATGDMLCGGRLTVGIGVGGREEDYRAVGADPKTQTMREMAERVAVMQRIWSGEKITESVLPVGPQPAQHGGPRLLVGTIGPKTIRSAAPWAEGLAGITLDLDLGKQDELFDVARTAWAQQGKPEPHLATSFWFALGQGDAPRAQVHKHLRHYMNWIPAEYVDAMAPTTGWAGTDEELVATLKGFAAIGTTEVHLIPTSTDIDQLRRVADLVADVG, from the coding sequence ATGACGCTGCCGGTGATGGAGCCGGACCTCGACGCAGACATCTTGAAGCGCTGGGCCAAGGCCGTCGACGAGGGTCCGTTCTCCTCGTTGTGCTGGGGCGAGCGCATCGCGTTCAGCAATCCCGACTCACTGACCCTGCTGGGTGCGCTGTCGGCGTGGACCGACCGGGTGCCGCTGGTCACCACCGTGGTGGTGCCGCAACTTCACGACCCGGTGATGCTGGCCAAGCAGCTGGCCACCGGCGACATGCTCTGCGGTGGACGGCTGACGGTGGGCATCGGCGTCGGCGGCCGCGAGGAGGACTACCGCGCAGTGGGGGCGGACCCCAAGACCCAGACCATGCGTGAGATGGCCGAACGGGTGGCGGTGATGCAGCGAATCTGGTCGGGGGAGAAGATCACCGAGTCCGTGCTGCCGGTCGGGCCGCAACCCGCCCAGCACGGCGGACCGCGGCTGCTCGTCGGCACCATCGGGCCCAAGACGATTCGCAGTGCGGCGCCGTGGGCCGAAGGTCTGGCCGGCATCACCCTGGATCTCGACCTGGGCAAGCAGGACGAACTGTTCGACGTCGCCCGCACCGCGTGGGCTCAACAGGGCAAGCCCGAACCCCACCTGGCGACATCGTTCTGGTTCGCCCTCGGGCAGGGAGATGCGCCGCGCGCCCAGGTGCACAAGCACCTTCGGCACTACATGAACTGGATACCGGCCGAGTACGTCGACGCGATGGCCCCCACCACCGGCTGGGCCGGCACCGACGAGGAACTCGTCGCGACGCTGAAGGGGTTCGCCGCGATCGGCACCACCGAGGTGCACCTCATCCCCACCAGTACCGACATCGACCAGCTGCGTCGGGTGGCCGACCTGGTCGCCGACGTCGGCTGA